The following proteins come from a genomic window of Eleginops maclovinus isolate JMC-PN-2008 ecotype Puerto Natales chromosome 8, JC_Emac_rtc_rv5, whole genome shotgun sequence:
- the mlana gene encoding melanoma antigen recognized by T-cells 1: protein MPRNCSDGMPRGDFNIYFSSSRRGFVRAEEAVGIVLLVVILAALLIMGCWYFKKRSGYKIIRSPRSGSPRQTEVHFSESGTSADNKMALTDFGSFRSSLPNAPPDYEKISEGPLPPPYSP from the exons ATGCCACGTAATTGTTCAGACGGGATGCCTCGTGGAGacttcaacatttatttttccagcaGCAGGCGAGGATTTGTCAGAGCTGAAGA GGCAGTGGGTATAGTTCTGCTAGTGGTCATCCTTGCAGCTCTCCTCATCATGGGCTGCTGGTACTTTAAGAAGAGGAGTGGCTACAAAATAATCAGG AGCCCTAGATCGGGGTCTCCACGTCAGACAGAAGTCCATTTCTCAGAGTCGGGAACTTCAGCAGATAACAAGATGGCTCTCACTGATTTCGGCAGCTTCAGATCATCG CTTCCTAATGCTCCTCCAGACTACGAAAAGATTTCTGAAGGGCCACTACCTCCTCCCTATTCCCCCTAA